TCGGCAATTTCGGTATTAAACTCGATAAAAGTATTCTCGCCCGAATATTTGATGGCATTTGACATCAGGTTAATAACACAATTTTTAAGCAGGTTAGGGTCGAGGTTTACTATACTGCGCGTGCCGGTGTGCTGATAAATAATACTTTGGTTTTGCTTGGCAACCATTTGCAGCTCTTCGGTTATTTCTTCCGAAAATTTCACCAGGTCAAACGGTGTACAGGTTGGCTCAACCCGGCCGGCCTCCAGTTTCTCGAGCGACAGAAAATCGTTAAGGATGGTTGTTAAATTGCCAACCGCGTTTTTAATTTTTGCTACATGCTTGCGGATGTTGGCATTATCATAAGGCTGGGCATATTTTTCTATTAGCGACGCCGATAGCTGCACGGCGCTTAAAGGCGTCCTGAACTCGTGCGAGGCCATAGATACAAAACGGCTTTTTAAATGCCCCAGTTCCTTCTCTTTTTCAAGCGAAACACTCACCTCTTCTTTTGCCTGTTGCAGTGCGCCTACTGTATTTTTAAGTGTTTGTGTACGCTGCTCAACCAAATCTTCCAGGTGGGCGGCATAATCCCGCAACTGCTCCTCGGCTTCTTTTTCCCTTGAAAGGTCGTGTATAAAACCGGCGTAAATCTTTCTGCCGGCAAAATCAACTTCGCTTACTGCGAGCCTGAAGGGGAAGGTTGTACCATCTGTTCGTAAACCCGTAACCTCCCGGCCGATGCCTATAATATGAGGATCGTTTGTTTGCTGATAACGGTGGATGTACTCGTCATGTTGTGCCTTATATGGCTGCGGCATCAGTACCGATATATTTTTGCCAATAACATCTTCCGGCGTACACAAAAACAGCTTGCAAGCCGAAGGGTTAATCGTTTCTACGATGCCCCGTCCGTTGATAGTAATTATACCATCAATGGCGTTTTCAATAATAGCTTTTAGTAAGGCCGCATTTTCCATATACAGGTGTTTTCCATAAACTGATAAACATCACAAATATTAGCATAAACAGCCGATTAAAATATAATTGTTTTCATGTATAAATGTGACGATGATCATTTTTTATTCGTTTACGCTATAGTGCCTTGCCCGGCCGCCCGGTAAACTGACAACAAACATGTACTATAATGTTCGTTGTCATGTTTTGAGCAATAAATAACTTAAACCTTTACGTTGTATTTGATGGATATTAACCTAATAAAAATAAACATGAATAATGCAGAGATACAATTTCTTGAAGGCCCGCAATCAAGGTTAAGCGAACTCAAATTTACGTTTAAAACCATGGCCGATCTGATACACGGCGTTAGGGCCCTGCATTTTATTGGCCCATGTATAACCGTTTTCGGATCGGCCAGGTACCCGGAAGATCACCCTTACTACCAGCTTACCAGGAAGGCGGCCGGCGAATTTGCCAGGCTTGGTTTTACTATTCTTACGGGTGGCGGCCCCGGATTGATGGAAGCTGCCAACCGTGGCGCCAAAGACGTTGGGGGCCGCTCGGTTGGCTGTAATATTCAGCTGCCGGTTGAACAAAAGCCCAATCCCTACCTCGATAAGTGGGTGTACATGAAGCACTTTTTTTTGCGTAAGGTTTTACTGGTAAAATACTCGTTCGCATTTATAGTGATGCCTGGCGGCTACGGCACTTTAGACGAATATTTTGAAGCGCTTACCCTTATCCAAACACATAAAATAAACAATTTTCCGGTAATCATTTTCGGCACAGAATACCACAAAGAACTGGTTAAGCATATACAGGTTATGAAAGAGAACGCCACAATAGGCGAACTTGACGCCAGCCTTTGCCTGGTTACCGATGATATTGAAGAGGCTGTAAACCTTATCAAAGAAAAAAGCATTAAACAATATGGCCTGAAAGCAAAAGCTAAGCCTAAACCAATTAAATGGCTGTTTGAGCGTGCCCTTAATTAACTTAAAGATGACCACGATCATTTTTTATTTATAAAAGGCCGGCTAATTTTACCGGCCAAGCAATAATGCAATCTTAAATAATTAGTAAATTAAATATGCAATCTACCACATCAATGTCTGCACGCTCTTTACAGTACTATGTAATAGCGCGGCGCTGGTTATCCGATCTTGAGTTTTTTAAGATAGAAACATCATTCCTGCAAAGGTTATTGGATAAGCATATTGCCAATTTGCAGGATGCCAATCATATCCATAAATTAATTGCCGCCGGGAAAGCTTTAAAACACCTCCAGGATACAGAAGTTGAAGAGTTGCTGGCAAGGCAGGTAAGGCTGCTGGAACTCATGTCTGAAGATATTATACCCAAAGATACCGATGCACTTGCACCTACCCAGGTAAAGCTGGCCTATTTTATGACCAACCTTACCCGCGAATTCAGGCAGGTTAAGCAAGATCTGTTTAATTTGGTACTGGATACCGCACAAGTTAATAAAACTATTACCACCTAATTGACGCCTTATTATTAACAGTTAAAGCGCCTGTTTATACGGGCGCTTTTTTATTTCCGGGCAACAACGTTATATTTAAGCATCTGGCTATTACGGGTAACAAAAATTCATGGGTGTCAACTTCAAATGGTAAAATAAAAAAACACAATCGGCAAAGCTGCTATCCTTCCTTTAGGCATCCGATTATTGCATTCTTCCACCTCCTCTCAAAACCGGCAAAATCATTAATCGGGACGTTTGGGGTTACAAAAGGTATATTTTATATCAGCACCTTCAGGCAGGTACACTGAATTTTGTTAACTTTCAAGCATGAATAAACCGGGCCTGTTTAAACTTTTGATCTTCTTTATTATCTCACTGGGGGTATTATTATCCGTTTACCAGTTTCTTTACAACAGAAGTTTATGGAATGATGAAGCTACATTATCTTTAAATATTATCCATAAAAGCCCTGCTAAATTACTTAAACCGTTAGATCTTGCCCAAGTTGCCCCTTTGTTGTTTTTGGAAATTGAGCATTTCACCTTTTATTTTATTTCAGGAACCGAATACGGATTAAGGTTGTTCCCTTTATTGAGTTTTATAGCCTCCATATTCTTTCTATATCAAATTCTTAAAATTGTCTTTAAAAATCGCTCAACACATATTTTTGCTTTATCGCTATTTGTATTTAACTCTGTTTTACTTTACTATTCAAGTGAGGTTAAGCAGTATATGAGCGATGTACTGGTTGCCAATATGCTATATTATTGTTTAATAAAAACCTATAAGCGCGATTTCAACAGGTACGTTACCCTTGCTATTGTTGGCGCAGTATCAATTTTTTTATCAAACATCTCTATTATCATATTATTTACATTTGGCTTATACCTCATTTTTGATAGCTACAAAAAAAAGGCATGGCATCCGGGTATTACCTATGTATTTTTAACATGGTCAATAACGTTTGGAATATATTATTTTTCCTTCATCCTAAACCACCCGACTAGAGATTATATGGTAGGGTATTGGTCAAGAGAACAGGCGTTCCTTCCCCTAAACCCATTAAGCCGGAGTTTTTATCTTTTCCTTTTCGCAAAAAGCCAGATGGTTTTTTACTTCTTGTTCGGGTACGGCAGCCTTGGGAAGATTTTTTTTCCTTTACTATTTTTAACTGGCATTTTTAATTTATACAGCAGAAAAGCATTTGGCAGTATCATGCTCATCACATTGCCAATTATGGTGCATTTAGCACTATCCGGGCTCAAAATGTATCCTTTTGATAAGCGCCTGATATTGTATCTGTATCCAATTTTTATTATCGCAATAGCTTTTGGATTTGACCTTTGCAGGGTAAAGCTGGCAGGCATAGTTAAACCTAAAGTACTTGCGAAGCTGGCAGCGGTTGTGGTAGTTATACCCATCTATTTTTGCTCCTTCGTTTACTTTAATTCTTTCCCAATGGTGCATACGGAGATAAAACAGAGCATTAATTTTATCAAATCCAGGCTGGAGGATAACCAGCGGGTGTATGTTTACTATGATTTAGTGCCGGCTTTTACATATTATAACCAAACCCGGTTTATGAACCTAAAGAACCCCGTTACTTATGGATTTTACGACCCGGACCGAAATAACTATATAAACCAGTTGAAACTATTGAAAGGTAAAAATTGGCTTTTGCTAAGTTATGAAGGTACGGATGCAGAAAAATTTATAATTGGTACATTAGATAAATTGAAATACAAAAAAATTGAATCATATACATTTGGCGGCGCAAGCGCATATTTATATGACTTTGGTAACCAATAACGTATCCCCGGCAATGGCCCGCACATGGGGCTGGTTGTTGTAACAACCCAGTCGGGATGGCTATGGCTTTTATCCCTGTGCATCAGTAACAGTTAAATACCGCACAAGTTTAATAACACTATTACAACCTAATTGAAGCCTTATTATTAACAGTTTGACCGTTTGCTTATGCGGGTGTTTTTTATTTCCTCCGGAGTTTTATCGTGTTTAAAATCAAAATTAAACATGCCCAAAGTCATTATTTAAGGGCGTTCAATCATCGATTTTTACGCTATAATCCCATTAGCATGAAATCGAATTTAACCAAGTGCATTTTGTTGGCAGGCATAACCATGTTCACGCTATCAGGTGCCGGCGTTGACAGTGCATTTGCGTTCAACAATAACATTAACCCTGCTGATAGCTTAGGCAACGAGATTCAAAAGCAATTAGCCGATAAGGATGTAAGGCTGCAATTATACTACCCCAAATCGGTAAGCCGCTTATATACACAAGCGGGCTTTATGCCGGTGTGGATAAAACCGCAAAACTATGAAGGGCCAGCCTGGCAAGCCATGCAAATGATTGATTGCGTTTTGCAATTCGGACTTTCGCATGCCGACTACCATCCTAAAGAATTGATTAATGATCAATTACATAACATATTGGATACCCCAAAAAAGGTGCGAATTCAGCAACAGGCCATGTTTGATATTATGCTGACGGATGCCATCATTAACCTGATTAATAACCTGCATTACGGAAAGCTAAACCCCGAGTACCCGGCAAGCAAAATTGACGCTTTGACCGATGCGGCCTTCATGGCCGATAAAACACTGACGCTTGCCCTGCTGCAAAAAAAATTAATAACAGCCATAGCTGCAGTTCAGCCTGCCATGCCTGAATACGCAGACCTGCGCCGAAAACTTTACCTGCTTGAAGGCCTCCGCCAAAATAATTGTTACGAGCTTCCGCAAGCGCAGGAACGCAAGATTGCTATTAATATGGAACGACTGAGATGGATAAATACGGGCGACAGGTATTACATACATATCAATATTCCATCGTACACTTTAAAATTGCATATTAAAGATTCGACCTGTAGTTTTAAAGTTATTGTAGGCAGGCCAGAAACGCCAACACCAACCCTGCAAAGCGCCGTTAACTATTTAACAACTGCCCCCGAATGGAAAGTTCCTGCAGCAATGTTCGCCGGCACCGTATTGCCAAACGCTATTAATGATACCGCGTACCTTAACAATAACAATTACGGCATATATAGCCAGGCCGGCGACTTTATTAACCCAACCCCGGCGAACCTAACCAAAATAAAAAACAATCCCACGCAATACTATGCCAGGCAAACCATCGGCTGCGACAATGCGCTTGGGCTGGTGGTATTCCGTTTTGATAACGTTTATAAAATATACCTGCATGATACCCCGCAGCTATCGTTATTTGCCAAAAAGAACCGGGCTTTAAGCAACGGCTGTATCCGCATTGAACAAGCACGCCGGTTTGCAATACTTTTATTAAAAAATGACGACTCGGCCGACAAGCTCAAGGCACTGGATAAAGGACTGAACACTTATTTTAAGCAAAACATCTACCTTAAGAAAGCCATGCCCATCAAAATCACTTATTTAACCTGCGAAATAAAAGATGGCGAACTGATAAGCCTTACCGACATCTATAACTTAGATAACAGCCTGGAGATGGCTTTCTATGGCACCGACAAACTTTTATAAGTTTCCTTTATGTGTAGGATTTGGAAAAACGTTAAACTCAATCGCTCAATATGTACTTACCGTTTTTTCAATCCCCTATCTACTTTCCAATTATTCTTTACAGCTTTCACCTGGCAAATCGATTTGGTTAATATTCCCCCCTATCCTACCTTCACCAGGAAAC
The genomic region above belongs to Mucilaginibacter sp. KACC 22773 and contains:
- a CDS encoding PAS domain-containing sensor histidine kinase, with protein sequence MENAALLKAIIENAIDGIITINGRGIVETINPSACKLFLCTPEDVIGKNISVLMPQPYKAQHDEYIHRYQQTNDPHIIGIGREVTGLRTDGTTFPFRLAVSEVDFAGRKIYAGFIHDLSREKEAEEQLRDYAAHLEDLVEQRTQTLKNTVGALQQAKEEVSVSLEKEKELGHLKSRFVSMASHEFRTPLSAVQLSASLIEKYAQPYDNANIRKHVAKIKNAVGNLTTILNDFLSLEKLEAGRVEPTCTPFDLVKFSEEITEELQMVAKQNQSIIYQHTGTRSIVNLDPNLLKNCVINLMSNAIKYSGENTFIEFNTEIADSNCIITIKDNGIGIPDTDQKHLFEAFFRAHNTGNIPGTGLGLNIVARYTSLMNGRVEFKSNINQGTLFTITFPIS
- a CDS encoding L,D-transpeptidase family protein → MKSNLTKCILLAGITMFTLSGAGVDSAFAFNNNINPADSLGNEIQKQLADKDVRLQLYYPKSVSRLYTQAGFMPVWIKPQNYEGPAWQAMQMIDCVLQFGLSHADYHPKELINDQLHNILDTPKKVRIQQQAMFDIMLTDAIINLINNLHYGKLNPEYPASKIDALTDAAFMADKTLTLALLQKKLITAIAAVQPAMPEYADLRRKLYLLEGLRQNNCYELPQAQERKIAINMERLRWINTGDRYYIHINIPSYTLKLHIKDSTCSFKVIVGRPETPTPTLQSAVNYLTTAPEWKVPAAMFAGTVLPNAINDTAYLNNNNYGIYSQAGDFINPTPANLTKIKNNPTQYYARQTIGCDNALGLVVFRFDNVYKIYLHDTPQLSLFAKKNRALSNGCIRIEQARRFAILLLKNDDSADKLKALDKGLNTYFKQNIYLKKAMPIKITYLTCEIKDGELISLTDIYNLDNSLEMAFYGTDKLL
- a CDS encoding TIGR00730 family Rossman fold protein codes for the protein MNNAEIQFLEGPQSRLSELKFTFKTMADLIHGVRALHFIGPCITVFGSARYPEDHPYYQLTRKAAGEFARLGFTILTGGGPGLMEAANRGAKDVGGRSVGCNIQLPVEQKPNPYLDKWVYMKHFFLRKVLLVKYSFAFIVMPGGYGTLDEYFEALTLIQTHKINNFPVIIFGTEYHKELVKHIQVMKENATIGELDASLCLVTDDIEEAVNLIKEKSIKQYGLKAKAKPKPIKWLFERALN
- a CDS encoding glycosyltransferase family 39 protein, which encodes MNKPGLFKLLIFFIISLGVLLSVYQFLYNRSLWNDEATLSLNIIHKSPAKLLKPLDLAQVAPLLFLEIEHFTFYFISGTEYGLRLFPLLSFIASIFFLYQILKIVFKNRSTHIFALSLFVFNSVLLYYSSEVKQYMSDVLVANMLYYCLIKTYKRDFNRYVTLAIVGAVSIFLSNISIIILFTFGLYLIFDSYKKKAWHPGITYVFLTWSITFGIYYFSFILNHPTRDYMVGYWSREQAFLPLNPLSRSFYLFLFAKSQMVFYFLFGYGSLGKIFFPLLFLTGIFNLYSRKAFGSIMLITLPIMVHLALSGLKMYPFDKRLILYLYPIFIIAIAFGFDLCRVKLAGIVKPKVLAKLAAVVVVIPIYFCSFVYFNSFPMVHTEIKQSINFIKSRLEDNQRVYVYYDLVPAFTYYNQTRFMNLKNPVTYGFYDPDRNNYINQLKLLKGKNWLLLSYEGTDAEKFIIGTLDKLKYKKIESYTFGGASAYLYDFGNQ